From the genome of Dehalococcoidales bacterium, one region includes:
- a CDS encoding cupin domain-containing protein has product MIEKIYTYSTTEEKTIEQIIQDDPVQINHMILPKDASLPEHYSNSNVYMIVMRGKLSLKLDDQDVHIYTYGQIVNIPFDTRMNVSNSDDEILEFMVVKAPHPRNYKK; this is encoded by the coding sequence ATGATAGAAAAAATATATACATATTCCACCACGGAAGAAAAAACAATCGAACAAATAATTCAGGATGATCCGGTTCAGATCAACCATATGATTTTACCTAAAGATGCGAGCCTGCCCGAGCATTACTCAAACTCCAATGTATATATGATCGTAATGCGAGGCAAGCTTTCCCTGAAGCTCGATGATCAGGATGTCCATATATACACCTATGGGCAGATTGTAAATATTCCATTTGATACCAGGATGAATGTCAGTAACTCCGATGACGAAATACTGGAATTCATGGTTGTAAAAGCACCGCATCCAAGAAACTATAAAAAATAA
- the nuoB gene encoding NADH-quinone oxidoreductase subunit NuoB has translation MFKIINNIIRKKLSPDLKTQTGEFENLGLELKEHISRVFGRSLAIRELDSGSDNSVEIEINNLTTPHYDIGRFGVSFVASPRHADVILITGAVTLNMQNAVLKTYDAMPRPSWVIAVGDDACNGGLLSESYAVLGGADKILPVTFKIPGDPPTPLEIMRGLVAFMKNIRQQKA, from the coding sequence ATGTTTAAAATTATTAACAATATTATCAGAAAAAAATTATCACCAGACTTAAAAACACAAACAGGCGAGTTTGAAAACCTCGGTCTTGAACTAAAAGAACATATTTCCAGGGTTTTTGGCCGAAGTCTGGCTATACGTGAGCTTGATTCGGGCTCCGACAACTCTGTTGAAATAGAAATTAATAACCTTACTACACCGCATTATGATATCGGAAGGTTTGGCGTCAGCTTTGTAGCTTCCCCCCGCCATGCAGATGTGATCCTAATTACCGGCGCAGTAACCCTCAATATGCAAAATGCCGTGCTTAAAACTTATGATGCAATGCCACGCCCAAGCTGGGTAATAGCCGTTGGAGACGATGCTTGTAATGGAGGCTTACTTAGTGAAAGCTATGCCGTCCTGGGTGGTGCGGACAAGATTTTGCCGGTAACTTTCAAAATCCCGGGGGACCCGCCGACACCACTGGAGATCATGCGCGGTCTAGTGGCATTTATGAAAAACATTCGTCAGCAAAAAGCATAA
- a CDS encoding NADH-quinone oxidoreductase subunit C yields MDILTTGLITHLESKQCSSQFEQGVGGEYYLHVPYKEIGEAIGWLATRNDLALIDIWAILNPNKSSVNLFYAFELRYPSPILIITVKTETSQAPSIWGQFPVAIYFERRLNDLFGMEFTGSPDTRRLLLHEIYPADFHPMLESNPRSLTVPPSPGMTSEYAFKIFEGEGIYQVPVGPVHAGVIEPGHFRFSVMGETIFNLEARLGYKHRGLNKLAEGKSVDEGVKLAETVSGDESAANACCFSMAVEKITGAELPRRAWELRTILLEMERIYSHLGDLAGMLVDIAYPVGASPFFILREEMLRWNAAFTGSRFLKGAIKPGGVNRDIDHQALQDFKRYLDNFCRQIESALSTVNEAAGVIDRFDTTGIVLPMLIAPLSLSGPVARASGYDGDTRQLHPYSIYNELKYKVPVKTTGDVLARFKLKSEEIFSSVNLIRDLIANCSSGPVFLDFHPKSGQALAMIEAPRGRNLHWLKLKNGNIERWEVLTASFCNWLAIEHAVIGNIIPDFPVINKSFNLSYAGNDL; encoded by the coding sequence ATGGATATCTTGACAACCGGGCTAATAACCCATCTCGAATCCAAGCAGTGTAGCAGCCAGTTTGAACAGGGTGTTGGGGGAGAATACTACCTACATGTTCCTTATAAGGAAATCGGTGAGGCGATTGGATGGCTAGCCACCCGCAATGATTTGGCATTGATTGATATATGGGCAATTCTTAATCCCAATAAATCCAGCGTTAATCTGTTTTATGCTTTTGAACTTAGGTACCCATCTCCAATTCTGATTATCACCGTCAAAACTGAAACAAGCCAGGCACCTTCCATATGGGGACAGTTTCCAGTTGCAATATACTTTGAACGCAGATTAAACGATTTATTCGGCATGGAATTCACCGGCTCGCCTGATACCCGCAGGCTATTACTCCATGAAATCTATCCAGCCGATTTTCACCCCATGCTTGAATCTAATCCAAGATCATTGACAGTACCTCCAAGCCCCGGAATGACTTCAGAATATGCTTTTAAAATATTCGAGGGTGAAGGCATATATCAGGTTCCAGTTGGTCCTGTACATGCCGGAGTGATAGAGCCGGGACATTTCCGTTTTAGTGTTATGGGCGAGACTATATTTAATCTGGAAGCCAGGCTGGGATATAAACACCGTGGCCTGAATAAATTGGCAGAAGGCAAATCCGTTGATGAGGGAGTCAAGCTGGCGGAGACTGTGAGCGGTGATGAAAGCGCAGCCAATGCGTGCTGTTTCTCGATGGCAGTAGAGAAAATCACCGGTGCTGAACTACCCCGACGCGCTTGGGAGCTGCGAACGATTCTGCTGGAAATGGAACGCATATATTCCCATCTTGGAGATCTGGCTGGTATGCTGGTTGATATTGCTTATCCTGTAGGAGCTTCTCCCTTCTTTATTTTGAGAGAAGAAATGCTACGCTGGAATGCAGCATTCACCGGCTCCCGGTTCCTGAAAGGCGCCATTAAACCCGGAGGAGTAAATCGGGATATCGATCACCAGGCTCTCCAGGATTTTAAACGCTATTTGGATAATTTTTGCCGTCAAATCGAGTCGGCATTATCCACAGTTAATGAAGCCGCAGGAGTCATTGACCGTTTCGATACTACCGGTATCGTATTGCCCATGCTAATAGCCCCACTTTCCCTTAGCGGCCCGGTAGCCCGCGCATCCGGTTATGATGGCGATACGCGACAATTACACCCATATAGTATTTACAATGAATTAAAATACAAGGTGCCGGTAAAAACAACCGGTGACGTTCTAGCCAGATTCAAGTTAAAGTCAGAGGAGATATTTTCTTCAGTCAATCTGATAAGAGATCTTATAGCCAACTGTTCATCCGGACCGGTGTTCCTGGATTTCCACCCAAAATCCGGACAAGCCCTGGCCATGATTGAAGCACCGCGAGGACGCAATCTGCACTGGCTGAAGTTAAAAAATGGCAACATTGAACGTTGGGAAGTATTAACTGCCTCCTTCTGTAATTGGTTAGCGATTGAACATGCTGTTATAGGTAATATCATTCCGGACTTTCCGGTAATCAATAAAAGCTTCAACTTATCTTATGCGGGTAATGATCTGTGA